A stretch of the Maridesulfovibrio zosterae DSM 11974 genome encodes the following:
- a CDS encoding ribonuclease H-like domain-containing protein, producing MLERTFCHLKGIGSTTEAKIWQAGVSKWKDIIGGVSSPLSDAKMVELEKGCGESLQKLSECDACWFADRLPASDQWRLYSHFRDDIAYIDIETTGTDSHCCDITTIALWNGKEIKTYVQGKNLYDFEAEIARYPLIVSFNGKCFDVPFIEKYFGIKVEAAHIDLRFVFRALGITGGLKGIEHYFGMDRGDAEGLDGYFAVLLWNEFEMHGDERALETLLAYNVLDSVNLENLMIKGYNLHIERFPQHDLEPIAERPEPVNPFRAHREVVAAIRGKYLSEGSYRKF from the coding sequence ATGCTCGAAAGAACATTCTGCCACCTCAAAGGAATAGGAAGCACCACGGAAGCTAAAATATGGCAGGCCGGGGTTAGCAAATGGAAGGATATCATCGGAGGCGTTTCATCTCCACTTTCTGATGCTAAAATGGTTGAATTGGAGAAAGGATGCGGCGAGTCATTGCAAAAGCTTAGTGAATGTGATGCCTGTTGGTTTGCTGACCGTCTTCCTGCTTCAGACCAATGGCGTCTATATTCTCATTTTCGCGATGATATTGCCTATATAGATATTGAAACAACGGGTACTGATTCGCATTGCTGTGATATTACCACAATTGCTTTGTGGAACGGTAAAGAGATAAAAACATACGTACAGGGCAAAAATTTATACGATTTCGAGGCCGAAATTGCTCGTTATCCACTTATTGTAAGCTTTAACGGTAAATGTTTTGATGTCCCGTTTATTGAAAAGTATTTTGGGATAAAAGTAGAAGCTGCGCACATTGATCTGAGGTTTGTTTTCCGTGCGCTAGGCATTACCGGAGGTCTTAAGGGCATCGAACATTACTTCGGCATGGATCGAGGTGATGCAGAAGGACTTGATGGATATTTTGCTGTATTGCTCTGGAATGAATTTGAAATGCATGGAGATGAAAGAGCCTTGGAAACTCTCCTTGCATACAATGTATTGGATAGTGTGAATTTGGAGAATTTAATGATCAAAGGGTATAATCTTCATATAGAAAGGTTTCCCCAGCATGATCTTGAGCCTATTGCTGAAAGGCCTGAACCTGTTAATCCATTCAGGGCGCACCGGGAAGTTGTAGCTGCTATCCGGGGTAAATATCTTTCAGAGGGTTCTTATAGGAAATTTTAA
- the mtaB gene encoding tRNA (N(6)-L-threonylcarbamoyladenosine(37)-C(2))-methylthiotransferase MtaB, with the protein MKKFWLITLGCKINQYESESIRQRWIHMGFEPADSDAEAHEVVINSCAVTSSALRDLRKTVRAVNRHNPVAKIIITGCAAQVFAQELAELPGVTEVIPQERKSDLLQLEDKRSDKDSKVVFQPFEIKDYQRSRAVVKVQDGCSHRCTYCIVPITRGPSVSRKVDNVLKEIKHLLDAGFREMVISGINLSHYGREFDKKIDFWDLMERIEDEFSEEWGGRARLRISSLEPGQLKERSLEIFAKSRLICPQLHLSLQSGDSQVLKRMGRGHYKPEDVLGFIDELSKIWPVFGLGADILTCFPGETEEEFQNTLELCRKLPLSYAHVFPYSIRPGTAAAEMKGQLDAQTKKERSKILRQLVNDKKKMFLDRILKMDSLKVLFQNHNKGICEFYSTCVLEEELEELPRDLVEVKPVRVKDDVLMCTNISK; encoded by the coding sequence ATGAAGAAATTCTGGCTCATCACTTTAGGGTGTAAAATTAATCAATATGAGAGTGAATCCATCCGTCAGCGCTGGATACATATGGGCTTTGAGCCTGCTGACAGTGATGCTGAAGCACATGAAGTTGTTATTAACTCTTGCGCAGTTACATCTTCAGCTCTTCGGGACCTGCGCAAAACTGTACGGGCCGTCAATCGTCACAACCCGGTTGCTAAGATAATTATTACCGGATGTGCTGCTCAGGTCTTTGCCCAGGAACTTGCAGAACTGCCTGGTGTAACTGAGGTGATACCCCAGGAGCGTAAGTCTGATCTTTTACAACTTGAAGACAAGCGCAGCGACAAAGATAGCAAAGTAGTTTTTCAGCCTTTTGAGATTAAAGACTATCAACGATCAAGGGCGGTGGTAAAGGTTCAGGATGGTTGTTCTCACCGTTGTACATATTGTATAGTTCCGATAACCCGTGGTCCGAGTGTCAGCCGTAAAGTTGATAACGTGTTGAAAGAAATCAAACATCTTCTTGATGCAGGATTTCGTGAGATGGTCATTAGCGGAATTAATCTCAGTCATTATGGTCGTGAGTTTGATAAAAAAATTGATTTCTGGGACTTGATGGAGAGGATTGAAGACGAGTTCTCGGAAGAGTGGGGTGGTAGAGCAAGACTGCGTATCAGTTCGCTTGAGCCGGGGCAGCTTAAGGAAAGATCTTTGGAAATTTTCGCTAAGTCCAGATTGATCTGCCCGCAGCTTCACTTGTCATTGCAAAGCGGTGACAGTCAGGTGTTGAAGCGTATGGGACGGGGACATTATAAACCGGAAGATGTTCTTGGCTTTATTGATGAACTCAGCAAAATCTGGCCGGTTTTCGGTCTTGGAGCTGATATTTTGACCTGTTTTCCAGGAGAAACCGAGGAAGAATTCCAAAATACTCTTGAACTTTGCCGAAAACTACCTCTATCTTATGCGCATGTTTTCCCTTACTCTATAAGGCCGGGAACAGCAGCAGCAGAAATGAAAGGGCAGCTTGATGCCCAGACTAAAAAAGAACGAAGTAAAATTCTGCGGCAATTGGTTAATGACAAGAAAAAGATGTTTTTGGATAGAATTTTAAAAATGGATTCACTTAAGGTTCTTTTTCAAAATCACAATAAAGGTATTTGTGAATTTTATTCTACTTGCGTGCTGGAAGAAGAATTAGAAGAACTTCCACGTGATCTTGTGGAAGTGAAACCTGTTCGCGTTAAGGATGATGTTTTGATGTGCACCAACATATCAAAATAA
- a CDS encoding DUF370 domain-containing protein encodes MPKQKLLNIGFGNFVVSSRVITIVNPSSSPMRRLREDARQEGRLVDATQGRKTRSIIVTDSNHVILSAIQAETIGHRYTSDEGDND; translated from the coding sequence ATGCCAAAACAGAAACTTTTAAATATCGGTTTCGGTAACTTTGTAGTCTCCAGTAGGGTGATTACAATCGTTAATCCTTCCTCCTCGCCTATGCGCAGACTGCGTGAAGATGCGAGGCAGGAGGGACGTCTGGTGGATGCCACTCAGGGACGTAAAACCCGCTCGATTATAGTTACTGATTCAAATCATGTAATTTTATCGGCGATTCAGGCCGAAACGATTGGACACCGCTACACATCAGATGAGGGTGATAATGACTGA
- a CDS encoding DEAD/DEAH box helicase, protein MSFESFGFDMRLNAGIRAEGYDFPTPVQSKAIPAVLDGRDVMGLAQTGTGKSAAFVLPILQRLLDSDADKRGPVRVLVLTPTRELALQVHETFIALGRQTGIRSAAIYGGVGIGKQAKDIKKVTVVTACPGRLLDLLERGEVDLSAVDTLVLDEADRMLDMGFLDEVQKILDILPKERQNLMFSATMPDLIAAMSKDILHNPFIVKVAPTAPAEGVKHLSCPVAIHLKQDFLKVLLEEIDYKSVLVFVRTKRWARRLAQRLMNCGMQAIDLHGDLSQSKRQKALDGFKNGDFNVLVATDLAARGIDCSDISHVINYDMPDTVEIYIHRVGRTGRINRKGIAYTFVADEDRAKLAEIEEDLGHSLPVYYLDIFNYNAPKTDFSDTDKKPYNAHKKGHFPKNKSKFSKRNDKFSKNKSKSSRKHK, encoded by the coding sequence TTGAGTTTTGAATCATTTGGTTTCGACATGCGTCTTAACGCAGGCATTCGTGCTGAGGGATATGATTTCCCTACTCCGGTTCAGAGCAAGGCAATACCTGCTGTGCTGGATGGACGTGATGTCATGGGCCTTGCTCAGACAGGTACCGGAAAAAGTGCAGCTTTTGTATTACCTATACTCCAAAGGCTGTTAGATAGTGACGCTGATAAACGTGGTCCTGTGAGGGTACTGGTATTGACTCCTACTCGTGAGCTTGCTTTGCAGGTCCATGAAACATTTATCGCACTAGGACGGCAGACCGGCATAAGAAGCGCTGCGATATACGGTGGCGTTGGTATTGGTAAGCAGGCCAAGGATATTAAAAAAGTTACAGTTGTAACAGCTTGTCCTGGGCGCTTGCTTGACTTATTGGAGCGGGGGGAAGTTGATCTTTCTGCGGTTGATACATTAGTATTGGATGAAGCAGACCGTATGCTTGATATGGGGTTTCTGGATGAGGTTCAGAAGATTCTTGATATTCTGCCAAAGGAACGGCAGAACCTTATGTTTTCAGCTACCATGCCTGATCTTATTGCAGCCATGTCCAAAGATATTTTGCATAACCCTTTTATTGTTAAGGTTGCACCGACTGCTCCAGCTGAGGGAGTCAAGCATCTTTCATGTCCGGTTGCGATTCATTTGAAACAGGATTTTTTGAAGGTCCTCCTTGAGGAAATTGACTATAAAAGTGTGCTTGTTTTTGTACGCACTAAGCGTTGGGCAAGACGGTTGGCTCAACGGTTAATGAATTGCGGTATGCAGGCCATTGATCTGCATGGTGATCTTTCACAGAGTAAACGTCAAAAAGCTTTAGACGGTTTTAAGAACGGTGATTTCAATGTCTTAGTTGCAACAGATCTTGCTGCACGTGGCATTGACTGTTCCGACATTTCTCATGTTATAAATTATGACATGCCTGATACCGTTGAGATTTATATTCATAGAGTGGGACGCACCGGACGGATTAACAGAAAAGGAATTGCGTATACTTTTGTTGCAGACGAAGATAGGGCTAAACTGGCTGAAATTGAAGAGGATTTAGGGCATAGTCTTCCTGTCTACTATCTTGATATTTTTAATTACAATGCACCTAAGACAGATTTTTCAGATACAGATAAAAAACCATATAATGCACATAAAAAAGGGCATTTTCCAAAAAATAAAAGCAAGTTTTCTAAAAGAAATGACAAATTTTCTAAAAATAAAAGTAAGTCTTCTAGAAAACATAAGTAG
- a CDS encoding YicC/YloC family endoribonuclease: protein MPVSMTGYGRSETTEDKWSHVWEIRSVNSRFLDLKWRLPNSLRGYESRWEKVVRKYGSRGRVDLSLNLEVFSTELLGVSLNKLQAKAMMDQVWSMAEENNVDFTPDYNKLFNISALWRDASSEPDPALAQSITEGLKMALANWRDSRQAEGNDLVKDLEERFTLLKEYTETVKVKVPEILEAKRANLIERVTNSMETLGAEYIEDRMIQEVAILTDKLDVSEEITRLDAHLERIFEVLNSKKDAGKRLDFLLQETFREINTCGNKCQDSEVSRVVVEFKAELEKCREQVQNIE from the coding sequence ATGCCTGTTAGTATGACTGGTTATGGTCGGTCTGAGACCACCGAAGATAAGTGGAGTCATGTTTGGGAAATCCGTAGTGTTAATTCCCGTTTTCTGGATTTGAAATGGAGACTTCCAAATTCATTGCGCGGTTATGAATCCCGCTGGGAGAAAGTAGTCCGCAAATATGGTTCCCGCGGTAGGGTTGATCTTTCTCTTAATCTGGAAGTTTTCAGCACAGAGCTTCTTGGTGTAAGCCTTAATAAATTGCAGGCCAAAGCTATGATGGATCAGGTATGGAGCATGGCTGAAGAGAATAATGTCGATTTTACACCTGATTACAATAAACTTTTCAATATCTCTGCTTTGTGGAGAGATGCTTCAAGTGAACCGGATCCGGCATTGGCCCAGTCTATTACTGAGGGCTTAAAAATGGCTCTTGCCAATTGGCGGGATTCCAGACAGGCAGAAGGAAACGATCTGGTCAAAGACCTCGAGGAACGTTTTACTCTGCTGAAAGAATATACTGAAACAGTTAAAGTTAAAGTTCCTGAAATTCTTGAAGCCAAGCGTGCAAATCTTATTGAAAGAGTTACCAACAGCATGGAAACTCTCGGTGCGGAGTACATAGAAGACCGTATGATTCAGGAAGTTGCTATTCTTACTGATAAGCTGGATGTTTCTGAAGAAATAACCAGACTTGATGCGCACCTTGAACGCATATTTGAAGTGCTTAACAGTAAGAAAGATGCCGGTAAACGTCTTGATTTCCTTTTACAGGAGACGTTCAGAGAAATTAATACCTGTGGTAACAAGTGTCAGGATTCTGAAGTCAGCCGTGTGGTGGTAGAGTTCAAGGCTGAGCTTGAGAAATGTCGTGAGCAGGTTCAGAATATCGAATAA